The segment ATCTCGACATCGGCCTGCTCGCCTTCACGCCTGTTTCACCCTGTCTGGACACCATGCGTCAACGACCGGTGCGGCAAGGTAGGCGGTAACGATCAGGAGTGGCCAGAATGGCGCGCGCGCAGTTTCAGAAGGGCCAGAAGGTCTGGGTCGAGTGCGTCGGTGCATGGGCCCAGATCGAAAAGGTTCAGCCCATCTGGGCCAAGGGGTTCGAGGAACCCGTACGCCTCACCTATGACGTCGGGCTGGGACGCGAGTTCCAGGCTTGCGAACTAACCCTGCCGGTCGAGGACGAGGCGGACCCCGAGCTCGGCAAATGGCGTCTGCTGCGCGCCCGCAACAAGTGGCAGACGTCCGATGACGTGGCGCACCATCCCTACCCCGGCACCTATCCCGTCGTCGTGACCGACGCGGCAGACTGGGGCGGCTGGCGCGTACCGGGCGCGGAATACGACCGCGACCCACAGAAGATCGAGTATCAGGGCCGACTGATCGTGGCCGCGCCCCGCCTGATGCAATTGGCGCAGCGGCTGATCGATGCGGTGTCCGAGAGCCCCGATGATGCCACGGCCGAGGGCCTGGCCCTGGCGCGGGAAGCGCATGACATCCTGAAAGGCGTGACCCAGCTGACCCCGGCGCCGACCGATGTGCAGCCGCGCGTCGAGCCGCAGATGACCGGACAAGCCGCGGCCTGAAGCCTGGGGCATAATCCGGTCCGAAAACTGCTGACACTTTTCGGGATCACGCGGTCATCTTTCGTTAACCAGACCTCGACAGGATTCCGCGACGCAGCTTAGATTCCAGGGCGTCGTCAAGAACGCGCGCACCCGGCCCCGCCGGACAAGGCCGCGACCTGTCCGGGGAGAGCGCCTTGCGGGGCAAAGAGCGCCGCATTCAGCAGCCGGGCCGCCGCGCCGCGGACAGTCCCGACGGCCTGCCGGCCTGGGCGAGGGTGCTTGTGCTGGCCCTGACCCTGGGTCTGGCCATCTATGTCCTGTTGTTCGCCCGCGAGAGCACGCGCCCGGCGCGCGAGGTCGAGGGTCTGCGCGAACAGGCCCTGGTGGCCGAGGCCCAACTGACGGCAGCCCGTCTGGACGCGGCCCTGGGACGGGCACAGCTGGGGCTCGATGTCGTCGCCAGACGTCTGGCCAGCGCGCCGGGGCGCCCCCTGGACGCCGTGGAGGCCGGCCGCGCCGTGGCCCCCGAGACGGCCTTTCTGGTGAAGGCCTCCGACGGGGCCCATGTGGCGGTGAAGGGGGCCGCCCCGGAGGATTTCGTCTCGAATACCCGGGGCATCCTGCACCAACGCGCCGTCAGCGGGCGCACCGTGACGGCGCGCACGACCCTGCCCGAGGCCGCTGATATAGTCTTCGTCGGTCTGGACGGTCGCGTGATCGGGACGCCGACGACCTTGAAGGACCGGCTGGGCCTCGAACCCCGCGCACTCGTCGAAACCCGAACGCCCCTGCCCGGCAAGAGCGGCGACACGCCTCTGAGCGCCGCGGGCGCGGCGGTGGGCAAAACCGGGCTGGTCGTCGTGGCCTGGCGTCCCCGGTCGACCGGCGCAGCGGCTTTCGTCAGCGATCTGTGGCTGGTGGTCGCGCCGATCGGACTGGGCGTGATGGTGCTGGGCCTGGCCGTGCTGCAACGCTGGCGTCAGTCGCGAGCCTCCAGGGTATGGGCCGAGAGCGAACAGCGCTTCCGCGTGGCGGTCGAGGCGGCCCAGTGCGGGGTCTGGGAATGGAACCTGGAGACCGAAACCGTGGACGTCTCCGACTACATGGCCGCCCTGCTCGGACTGCCGGATGGAGGATCGGTGACGACCGCCGGGGTCATGGAGCACATCCATCCGCGCTATCGCGATCTGGTCGAACATGCCCTTCGCCAGGCGGCCACCTTCGGCACGTTCGAGGTCACGTTCGCCGTTCCCCTGGAGGGCGGCGGGGCTCGCTGGATCGACGCACGCGGCCAGGCCCAGGGCGCTCGCGGCGAAGATGGCTACGTCAAGATCCTGGGCGTCGCCATGGACATCACCGAGGCCCGCCGCGCCAAGGCCCAGGCCCAGGCGGCCGAGGGACGCCTGCGCGACGGCATCGAGAGCGTGTCCGACGCCTTCGTTCTGTTCGACCGGCTCGGCCGGCTCATCCTGTGGAACCAGGCCTTCAAGGACGCTTTCAACTTCGATGGCGAGACGGTCCGGAGGGGTGCCCTCAAGGACGAACTGAACCGCATCGCCGCCCTGGCCATCAAGACGGACCGGTCCTCGCCCGAGGGCCGCGCCGGCGCTCGCGAGGTCGAACTGCACGACGGCCGGGTCCTGCAGCTGTCCGAACGCTTCACCAGCGACGGCGGCACCGTCATCACGGCCGCCGACGTGACCGCCATACGTCGCCAGGAGGTCGAGCGCCAGCGCGCCGCCGACAGCTTGCGCAAGACCGTGGACGAGCTGGAGGCCAGCCGGACGAAGCTGTCCCTGCTCGCCCGCAAGTACGAGATCGCCATGACACGCGCCGAGGCCGCCAACCAGGCCAAGTCGGAGTTCCTGGCCAATATGAGCCATGAACTGCGGACCCCGCTGAATGCCATCAACGGCTTCTCGGAGATCATGGCCGGCGAAATGTTCGGCCCGCTGGGTCACGAGAAATACCGGGATTATTCGCACGACATCCTGAAGTCCGGCCAGCACCTGCTGAGTCTGATCAACGACATCCTGGACATGGCCAAGATCGAGGCCGGCAAGATGACCCTGCACTACGAGCCGGTATCCCTGACCGAGGTGTGCGAGGAAGCGATCCGGCTGATGCGCGGCAAGGCCCAGGACTGTGGCCTGACCCTGAGCCTGGAGGCCGAAGACGGGCCCGAGATCGAGGCCGACTATCGCGGCCTGAAGCAGGTGATGCTGAACCTGATCTCCAACGCGGTGAAGTTCACGCCGGAAGGCGGCAAGATCACCGTCTCGATCGCGCAAGAGGACACCGGACGGATGCGCATTGCGGTGACCGATACCGGGATCGGCATCGCCGAGGCCGACCTGGCGCGCCTGGCCCAGCCGTTCGAACAGGTCGAGGGCCAGCATTCCAAGACGACGCAAGGCACGGGCCTGGGCCTGGCCCTGACCAGGTCGCTGATCGAACTGCACGGCGGCCGGATGATCATGACCAGCACGCCGGGCGAAGGCACGACCGTCAGCTTCGACATCCCGATCCGTCGACCCGTCCCGGTCGAAGCCCAGCAGGCACAGGCGGCCTAAGGGATGATCGTTTGAGGTGGACCCATATCGTGGGACCAACCGAAGGCATGGATCATGCCCTGCGCCTGACCGGAGCCTGATTCACGGCATTGGCGGCATCGCGAGCCGATCCCACGTCATCCGATCAGGCTCCGGGCTGATGGCGTGTTCGAACGCGCGGCCGGGGCATGGCTACGGTCATGACCGCTACCGCGCCCGCGGGCATTGAGCATCTGGGCCATCACCGTCCGGTCGGCGGGCTTCAGCGTCTGAAGGATGGCGATGGTGTCGGCCTCCAGCATCTCGCGACCCCGGACCTCGGAGGCGCGCGATTGATCCAGCAGGGCGGTGACGCGGGCGGCGTCCATGGGCTCGGCCGATGCGGCCGCGATCGCCTGACGTCTGGCCTCGCGTGAGGCCTGGAATTCGGGGCGGGCCCGCTGGGCGGCGGCGCGCAGGGCCTGGCGGACCGGCGCACGCGCCTCCGGGCTGAGCCTGTCGATCATCGCGCGGCTGGACGGGCGGCCCGCTCCATCCGCATCGTCCCGGTGGGGCCTGCCGCTGTCCTGGCGTGACAGGACCGAATAGGCGGCGGTCGCGGCGAACAGGTTCACGCCCACCGAAACGGCCAGGGCCGCGCCCAGAACCATGGCCAGGGTCCAGGTCTTCATCCCGGCACCATGGTGTCGTCGAGGCCGGGGGCGAGCGCCTGTTCCAGCACCAGATCGGTTTGCTGATCGGCCGCCATCTGGCTGCCAAGAGTGGTGCCGAACAGCACCCCCGCGCAGGCGGCGGCGGCCCAGCCAACCCCGCCGATCCAGAACAGGCGGTTC is part of the Brevundimonas sp. AJA228-03 genome and harbors:
- a CDS encoding cell wall metabolism sensor histidine kinase WalK, translated to MRGKERRIQQPGRRAADSPDGLPAWARVLVLALTLGLAIYVLLFARESTRPAREVEGLREQALVAEAQLTAARLDAALGRAQLGLDVVARRLASAPGRPLDAVEAGRAVAPETAFLVKASDGAHVAVKGAAPEDFVSNTRGILHQRAVSGRTVTARTTLPEAADIVFVGLDGRVIGTPTTLKDRLGLEPRALVETRTPLPGKSGDTPLSAAGAAVGKTGLVVVAWRPRSTGAAAFVSDLWLVVAPIGLGVMVLGLAVLQRWRQSRASRVWAESEQRFRVAVEAAQCGVWEWNLETETVDVSDYMAALLGLPDGGSVTTAGVMEHIHPRYRDLVEHALRQAATFGTFEVTFAVPLEGGGARWIDARGQAQGARGEDGYVKILGVAMDITEARRAKAQAQAAEGRLRDGIESVSDAFVLFDRLGRLILWNQAFKDAFNFDGETVRRGALKDELNRIAALAIKTDRSSPEGRAGAREVELHDGRVLQLSERFTSDGGTVITAADVTAIRRQEVERQRAADSLRKTVDELEASRTKLSLLARKYEIAMTRAEAANQAKSEFLANMSHELRTPLNAINGFSEIMAGEMFGPLGHEKYRDYSHDILKSGQHLLSLINDILDMAKIEAGKMTLHYEPVSLTEVCEEAIRLMRGKAQDCGLTLSLEAEDGPEIEADYRGLKQVMLNLISNAVKFTPEGGKITVSIAQEDTGRMRIAVTDTGIGIAEADLARLAQPFEQVEGQHSKTTQGTGLGLALTRSLIELHGGRMIMTSTPGEGTTVSFDIPIRRPVPVEAQQAQAA
- a CDS encoding periplasmic heavy metal sensor encodes the protein MKTWTLAMVLGAALAVSVGVNLFAATAAYSVLSRQDSGRPHRDDADGAGRPSSRAMIDRLSPEARAPVRQALRAAAQRARPEFQASREARRQAIAAASAEPMDAARVTALLDQSRASEVRGREMLEADTIAILQTLKPADRTVMAQMLNARGRGSGHDRSHAPAARSNTPSARSLIG